Proteins found in one Oncorhynchus gorbuscha isolate QuinsamMale2020 ecotype Even-year linkage group LG15, OgorEven_v1.0, whole genome shotgun sequence genomic segment:
- the LOC123997605 gene encoding gap junction alpha-9 protein-like, with protein MGDWNFLGGILEEVHIHSTMVGKIWLTILFIFRMLVLGVAAEDVWNDEQADFICNTEQPGCRNVCYDLAFPISLIRFWVLQVIFVSSPSLVYMGHALYRLRALEKERQKKKVLLRRELELVDVDMVAARKTIEREVRQLEQGKLNKAPLSGSLLRTYVAHIITRSAVEVGFITGQYILYGFQLSPLFKCEREPCPNAVDCFVSRPTEKSVFMVFMQCIAVVSLFLNILEIMHLGYKKVKKGILDYYPHLQDELDDFYSSKTKKDSVVHQTGIASSGCNPTMASAPSGYNLLLERAQEGHTYPPLINPSAFLPVQGELAGKRSVEELKDAAHSPTEHNSNSNNTSSDSRSPPCDSVTPPKQEEPEESAHLPPHSEEEKRGSPDSPRRPRDASHASSCPTLLVGAGRKTWRVNAPSNCSTVVEGKSSDTDSYGGAKASGGYQARTASKSEPKMRPSTPDSLGDSSSGSQHSPRTPSSNRRPSSTSNASSRRAPTDLQV; from the coding sequence ATGGGCGATTGGAATTTCCTAGGGGGGATATTGGAGGAGGTGCATATCCACTCCACTATGGTGGGAAAAATCTGGCTCACCATCCTATTCATCTTCCGCATGCTGGTGTTGGGTGTGGCGGCCGAGGATGTGTGGAACGATGAGCAGGCCGACTTCATCTGCAACACGGAGCAGCCCGGGTGCCGGAACGTCTGCTACGACCTGGCTTTCCCCATCTCCCTCATCCGCTTCTGGGTCCTTCAGGTCATCTTTGTCTCATCGCCCTCGCTGGTGTACATGGGCCATGCTCTCTACCGCCTCCGTGCCCTGGAGAAGGAGCGGCAGAAAAAGAAGGTCCTGCTGCGTCGCGAGCTGGAGCTGGTAGACGTAGACATGGTGGCTGCTCGGAAAACGATTGAGCGAGAGGTGAGGCAACTGGAGCAAGGCAAGCTCAACAAGGCTCCGCTGTCGGGGTCCCTGCTGCGCACCTACGTGGCCCACATCATTACCCGCTCTGCCGTGGAGGTAGGCTTTATAACGGGCCAGTACATCCTCTATGGCTTCCAGCTCTCCCCTCTATTCAAGTGCGAGCGTGAGCCTTGCCCCAACGCAGTGGACTGCTTCGTTTCCCGGCCCACAGAGAAGAGTGTCTTCATGGTCTTTATGCAATGTATCGCTGTAGTCTCCCTCTTCCTAAACATCTTGGAGATCATGCACCTGGGCTACAAGAAGGTCAAGAAGGGCATCCTGGATTACTATCCACACCTGCAAGACGAGCTTGACGACTTCTACTCAAGCAAAACCAAGAAAGACTCCGTGGTGCATCAGACAGGCATTGCTTCCTCCGGCTGTAATCCCACCATGGCCTCCGCGCCCAGTGGCTACAACCTCCTACTGGAGCGGGCCCAGGAGGGTCACACCTACCCCCCCCTTATCAACCCCTCTGCCTTCCTCCCTGTTCAGGGTGAACTGGCTGGTAAACGGAGCGTGGAAGAACTCAAAGATGCTGCTCATAGCCCGACGGAGCACAACTCCAACTCCAATAACACCAGCAGTGACAGCCGCTCACCGCCCTGCGACTCAGTGACCCCGCCAAAGCAGGAGGAGCCAGAGGAGTCTGCACACCTTCCCCCTCACAgcgaggaagagaagagggggagcccAGACTCTCCCAGGCGCCCAAGGGATGCATCTCATGCCTCCTCCTGCCCGACATTGCTAGTAGGCGCCGGAAGGAAAACATGGAGGGTCAACGCTCCCTCAAATTGTTCCACAGTGGTGGAGGGCAAAAGCTCAGACACAGATTCTTATGGGGGTGCTAAGGCCAGTGGTGGGTACCAAGCCCGGACTGCGTCGAAATCGGAACCCAAAATGCGTCCCTCCACCCCAGACTCACTGGGGGACTCAAGTTCAGGGTCACAGCACAGTCCGAGAACACCCTCTTCCAATCGCCGACCATCATCCACAAGCAACGCAAGTAGTAGGCGAGCCCCTACAGACTTACAAGTCTGA